Proteins encoded in a region of the Synechococcus sp. BIOS-U3-1 genome:
- a CDS encoding LarC family nickel insertion protein — protein sequence MTPGIAAAYVIDCPTGLAGDMLLAACLDLGVPPELIHSPLRELGFENDFVLRVEEARNGGLRGLRVDVEGLDPNPPHRCWGELRQRIGNAVLTPSLQARVLSVFTALADAEAAVHGIPAEQVHFHEVGAIDSLVDVVGVCAAMEHLNPLSILCVPPPAGRGAVATAHGLLPVPAPAVLELARRHGVELRWGDDWPEAELTTPTGLALMAVLADGFGWPEQLAPEAVGIGLGHRQLDRPNLLRLIRQQPQVSVAASQPRWQDLIIQEAWIDDFSAEAMAWLIQQLREAGALDVACSPLQMKKGRPGTAVTVLVLPEQAADLRRIWWMESPTLGLRERRQGRWVLPRRQGSLTTPWGDLAAKQMLKPDGSQSIKPEREALQQLACRAGLSPETLWQQISQERLQFNPEQEWTC from the coding sequence ATGACCCCGGGCATTGCCGCTGCCTACGTGATCGACTGTCCCACCGGTCTGGCCGGCGACATGTTGCTGGCTGCCTGTCTTGATCTGGGGGTACCCCCTGAGCTGATTCATTCCCCTCTGCGTGAGCTCGGCTTTGAAAATGACTTTGTGCTTCGTGTTGAGGAAGCGCGAAATGGCGGATTGCGAGGACTTCGTGTGGATGTTGAAGGGCTAGACCCCAATCCACCACATCGATGTTGGGGAGAGTTGCGTCAAAGAATCGGCAATGCCGTGCTTACTCCGTCATTGCAGGCACGGGTGCTGTCGGTGTTCACGGCACTCGCTGACGCCGAAGCTGCCGTTCACGGCATTCCAGCTGAACAGGTGCATTTCCACGAAGTTGGCGCCATCGACAGCCTGGTGGATGTGGTTGGTGTCTGCGCTGCAATGGAGCATCTCAATCCACTGTCGATCTTGTGTGTCCCTCCTCCAGCTGGACGGGGTGCGGTTGCCACCGCTCACGGGCTGCTGCCGGTCCCTGCTCCAGCGGTGCTCGAGCTGGCGCGTCGTCATGGTGTGGAATTGCGCTGGGGCGATGACTGGCCAGAAGCTGAGCTGACAACTCCGACCGGTCTGGCTCTGATGGCTGTACTGGCAGATGGGTTTGGATGGCCAGAACAGTTGGCTCCTGAGGCGGTTGGAATCGGTCTGGGCCACCGTCAGCTGGACCGTCCCAACCTGCTGCGCCTCATCCGTCAGCAACCTCAGGTCTCTGTTGCAGCAAGCCAGCCCCGTTGGCAGGACTTGATCATTCAGGAGGCTTGGATTGACGATTTTTCAGCTGAAGCCATGGCATGGCTGATCCAGCAGCTGCGTGAAGCGGGTGCTCTGGACGTTGCCTGTTCTCCGCTGCAGATGAAGAAGGGACGTCCAGGAACTGCCGTCACGGTTCTGGTGCTGCCCGAGCAGGCCGCTGATCTACGCCGGATCTGGTGGATGGAGAGCCCCACTCTGGGACTGCGCGAGCGGCGTCAGGGGCGTTGGGTGTTGCCGCGGCGTCAAGGAAGTCTCACGACTCCATGGGGGGACCTGGCTGCCAAGCAGATGTTGAAGCCGGACGGCAGTCAGTCCATTAAGCCCGAGCGGGAGGCTCTCCAGCAGCTCGCTTGCCGAGCCGGGCTCTCTCCTGAGACCCTCTGGCAGCAGATTTCTCAGGAAAGGCTCCAGTTCAATCCTGAGCAAGAGTGGACATGCTGA
- the xth gene encoding exodeoxyribonuclease III — MQIASWNVNSIRTRLDHVLRWLEQSGVDLLAVQETKVDDPIFPLEPFRSRGYHVSFHGQKSYNGVALISRHPLEDVRLGFMGELGSDPEAEELSQQKRVISALVDGIRVINLYVPNGSSLKSDKYDYKLSWISCLERYLQAAQTRDEPLCVVGDFNIGPEARDLPDPERLSGGIMASDAERNALAQALGVDLKDAFRLFESGSGHWSWWDYRSGAWNRDSGWRIDHIYLSSDLQELALSCQIDKQERDREQPSDHAPVVVDLSWEIEEECEDDSEAFSSD; from the coding sequence GTGCAGATCGCGAGCTGGAATGTCAATTCGATTCGCACGCGTCTGGATCATGTCCTCCGCTGGTTGGAGCAGAGCGGTGTGGATCTGCTGGCCGTTCAAGAGACCAAGGTCGATGATCCGATCTTTCCACTCGAGCCTTTTCGCTCAAGGGGTTATCACGTCAGTTTCCATGGTCAGAAGTCGTACAACGGCGTCGCCCTCATCAGCCGGCATCCCCTTGAAGACGTGCGCTTGGGGTTCATGGGAGAACTGGGATCTGACCCTGAGGCTGAAGAGCTGAGTCAACAGAAAAGAGTGATCAGTGCCCTGGTGGATGGGATCCGGGTGATCAACCTCTACGTGCCCAACGGTTCCAGCCTCAAATCGGATAAGTACGACTACAAACTGAGCTGGATCTCATGCCTCGAAAGGTATCTGCAAGCAGCTCAAACAAGGGATGAGCCACTCTGCGTTGTGGGTGATTTCAACATCGGTCCGGAAGCAAGAGACCTTCCTGACCCCGAGCGTCTCAGCGGCGGAATCATGGCTTCAGATGCCGAACGCAACGCCTTGGCTCAAGCACTTGGGGTTGATCTAAAAGATGCCTTCCGGCTATTCGAATCAGGCAGCGGACACTGGAGCTGGTGGGATTACCGCAGCGGTGCATGGAACCGTGACAGCGGGTGGAGAATTGATCACATCTATCTCAGTTCCGATCTGCAGGAACTCGCCCTTAGCTGCCAAATCGACAAACAGGAACGGGACCGGGAGCAACCCAGTGACCACGCCCCTGTGGTCGTTGACCTCTCTTGGGAGATTGAGGAGGAGTGCGAAGACGATTCAGAGGCCTTCAGCTCTGATTAA
- the hemL gene encoding glutamate-1-semialdehyde 2,1-aminomutase → MTAPSLNTSRSQELFSAAQALMPGGVSSPVRAFKSVGGQPIVFDRVKGAYAWDVDDNKYIDYIGSWGPAICGHAHPEVISALQETIEKGTSFGAPCALENTLAEMVIEAVPSVEMVRFVNSGTEACMAVLRLMRAFTGRDKVIKFEGCYHGHADMFLVKAGSGVATLGLPDSPGVPRSTTANTLTAPYNDLEAVKQLFAENPDAISGVILEPIVGNAGFIQPEPGFLEGLRELTKENGALLVFDEVMTGFRISYGGAQAHFGVTPDLTTMGKVIGGGLPVGAYGGRREIMEMVAPAGPMYQAGTLSGNPLAMTAGIKTLELLKQPGSYEKLTATTEKLVAGIKEAASSAGLPITSGSVSAMFGFFLCEGPVRNFEEAKATDAERFGKLHRAMLERGVYLAPSAFEAGFTSLAHSDADIEATIQAFRDSFAAIS, encoded by the coding sequence GTGACAGCACCAAGCTTGAACACCAGTCGCTCCCAGGAGCTCTTCAGTGCCGCCCAGGCTCTGATGCCTGGTGGCGTGAGCTCCCCAGTGCGTGCATTCAAATCTGTGGGTGGCCAGCCGATCGTCTTCGATCGGGTTAAGGGCGCCTACGCCTGGGACGTTGATGACAACAAATACATCGACTACATCGGCAGTTGGGGGCCCGCAATCTGCGGTCACGCCCATCCCGAAGTCATCAGTGCGCTTCAGGAAACGATCGAGAAGGGCACCAGCTTCGGAGCCCCCTGTGCTCTCGAGAACACGTTGGCCGAGATGGTGATCGAAGCCGTTCCCAGCGTGGAGATGGTTCGGTTCGTCAACAGCGGCACAGAAGCCTGCATGGCCGTTCTGCGTCTGATGCGCGCCTTCACAGGTCGCGACAAGGTCATCAAGTTCGAAGGTTGTTACCACGGCCATGCGGACATGTTCCTTGTGAAGGCCGGTTCTGGTGTGGCCACCCTCGGCCTGCCTGACTCACCTGGCGTTCCCCGCAGCACCACAGCCAACACCTTGACCGCGCCATACAACGATCTAGAGGCCGTCAAGCAGCTTTTCGCAGAAAACCCTGATGCCATTTCAGGTGTCATTCTCGAGCCGATCGTCGGCAATGCCGGATTTATCCAGCCCGAGCCCGGTTTCCTTGAGGGTTTGCGTGAACTCACCAAGGAGAACGGAGCACTGCTCGTCTTTGACGAGGTGATGACAGGCTTCCGCATCAGTTATGGCGGAGCCCAGGCACATTTCGGTGTCACCCCTGATCTCACCACGATGGGCAAGGTGATCGGCGGAGGGCTTCCCGTCGGCGCCTACGGCGGCCGACGGGAAATCATGGAGATGGTTGCTCCTGCTGGCCCCATGTACCAAGCGGGCACTCTCAGCGGAAATCCCCTGGCTATGACAGCGGGCATCAAGACACTTGAGCTTTTAAAACAGCCCGGCAGCTACGAAAAGCTCACCGCAACCACGGAGAAATTGGTGGCGGGCATCAAGGAGGCAGCGAGCTCTGCCGGCCTTCCCATCACGAGCGGAAGTGTTAGCGCCATGTTCGGGTTCTTCCTCTGCGAGGGGCCTGTACGCAACTTCGAAGAGGCGAAGGCAACCGACGCTGAACGCTTCGGCAAACTGCACCGCGCCATGTTGGAGCGAGGCGTTTACCTGGCTCCTTCAGCCTTCGAGGCCGGCTTCACTTCCCTGGCCCATTCGGACGCAGACATCGAAGCCACGATTCAGGCGTTCCGCGACAGCTTCGCTGCGATCTCCTGA
- a CDS encoding carbohydrate porin produces MIGLTLLVSSLQGCPSRAGPLQTWLQLPEWLDLSIDYIAEPMTGMTGGINPSAASWYQAVVLDLSLSSGFGKSQQQWSELDHWQVNLQLTNDAGNPDLNTELGSSFTLQTLVNPVGSWITEASVVRNRGESWWQAELGVMSLEPVMAGEPGFLSAPAMGSYISSVLNNTLNLLIAGVPINPFVAPGVKLQAHSDSLGSLEYAYFYLNPQTSIAASLGVDPGVPDVQGGVQALQWKTNPLQSRTDLSTEISIPETDESVIRQLPLPEVQLGSYFSSTRLLVDNANELGEGINRGMYGSVTWPLDVPVGLDNRVWAGGTVSLDPSNNPYPTFISGGWLSQGIIPGRPLDVLALGLGRTSFSPTINPGLSYEGTIELNYSFYVSEIFQIQPVMQWIINPGGENKVPGIWAGGVQINLSL; encoded by the coding sequence TTGATCGGGCTGACCCTCCTGGTCTCTTCACTGCAGGGCTGTCCCAGCCGCGCAGGACCATTACAGACATGGCTGCAGCTGCCTGAATGGCTCGATCTCAGTATCGACTACATAGCAGAGCCCATGACCGGCATGACCGGTGGAATCAATCCTTCAGCAGCAAGCTGGTATCAGGCTGTGGTGCTCGACCTATCCCTGAGTAGCGGTTTCGGGAAGAGCCAGCAGCAGTGGAGTGAACTGGATCACTGGCAGGTGAATCTGCAGCTGACCAATGATGCCGGCAACCCCGATCTAAATACCGAGCTGGGATCCTCGTTCACACTGCAGACCCTGGTGAATCCAGTGGGGAGCTGGATTACCGAAGCCTCTGTCGTCAGAAATCGCGGAGAGAGTTGGTGGCAAGCCGAGCTAGGTGTGATGTCGCTTGAGCCAGTCATGGCTGGAGAACCAGGCTTTCTGTCTGCTCCTGCCATGGGCAGTTACATCAGCTCAGTACTCAACAACACCTTGAACCTGTTAATCGCGGGAGTACCGATTAATCCCTTCGTGGCACCTGGAGTCAAACTTCAGGCCCATTCAGACTCTCTTGGCTCACTGGAATATGCCTACTTTTACCTAAACCCTCAAACCAGTATTGCGGCAAGCCTTGGGGTTGATCCAGGCGTCCCTGATGTGCAAGGCGGTGTTCAAGCTCTGCAATGGAAAACCAACCCTCTTCAATCCAGGACTGATCTCTCGACAGAGATCAGCATTCCAGAAACCGACGAGAGCGTAATCAGACAGTTACCCCTTCCTGAAGTTCAACTTGGGAGCTATTTCTCATCAACCCGTCTCCTGGTCGACAACGCAAATGAGCTGGGAGAAGGAATCAACCGCGGCATGTACGGCTCGGTTACCTGGCCTCTTGATGTACCAGTCGGCCTGGATAACCGAGTTTGGGCTGGTGGCACCGTCAGCCTCGATCCTTCAAACAACCCTTACCCAACATTCATCTCAGGTGGCTGGCTGAGCCAAGGCATCATTCCTGGCCGACCACTTGATGTACTTGCTCTGGGTTTGGGTCGTACCAGTTTCAGCCCGACCATCAACCCGGGATTGAGCTACGAAGGAACAATCGAATTGAATTACTCGTTTTATGTTTCAGAAATTTTTCAGATCCAACCCGTGATGCAATGGATTATCAATCCAGGTGGTGAGAACAAAGTTCCAGGCATCTGGGCTGGAGGCGTACAGATCAACTTAAGCCTCTAA
- a CDS encoding YajQ family cyclic di-GMP-binding protein, with protein MASYSFDVVSDFDRQELVNTLDQVRRDVSQRYDLKDSGTEIALEDTAVVITTASDMTLQAVEDILRAKATKRDLSLKIFDFQPAETVGGNRVQQTVQLKKGLSQELAKKMSKIVRDELKKVTVAIQGESLRVTGKSKDDLQQVIQLLRSKEDELDVPLQFENYR; from the coding sequence ATGGCTTCGTATTCATTTGATGTGGTCTCTGATTTTGACCGTCAGGAGTTGGTGAATACGCTTGATCAAGTTCGTAGGGACGTTTCTCAGCGCTACGACCTCAAGGATTCCGGTACCGAGATCGCTCTCGAAGACACTGCTGTTGTGATCACTACTGCTAGTGACATGACCCTTCAAGCAGTTGAAGATATTCTGCGGGCTAAGGCGACAAAGAGAGATTTGTCTTTAAAGATCTTCGATTTTCAGCCTGCGGAAACAGTGGGTGGTAATCGTGTGCAGCAGACGGTCCAATTGAAGAAAGGACTGAGTCAGGAACTGGCTAAGAAAATGAGCAAGATCGTCCGTGATGAGCTCAAAAAGGTAACCGTCGCTATTCAAGGAGAGAGCTTAAGAGTGACAGGCAAGAGCAAGGATGATCTTCAGCAGGTGATTCAATTGTTGCGTTCAAAAGAAGATGAGCTTGATGTACCTCTTCAGTTTGAGAACTATCGCTGA
- a CDS encoding MAPEG family protein, with translation MLTTWWCGRIDRIDRQSITIVSTAIALTVFITDLLTRTPAAPYALSLVFSGAVVIASIIPLGAARSQADFTMDDMKAPRAMFDRLPSWGKRASWAHQNSFEAFGLHAPAALLALIAVLQIGELQGLAIPAALVQPMLRLIYLPAYVANVPPLRGLCWAGALLCTGILYIEGVRALLVA, from the coding sequence ATGCTGACGACTTGGTGGTGCGGTCGGATTGATCGCATCGATCGGCAGTCGATCACTATTGTTTCAACCGCGATTGCCTTAACTGTGTTCATCACGGACCTTCTCACTCGGACGCCAGCTGCGCCCTACGCCTTGTCGCTCGTGTTCTCGGGAGCCGTGGTGATCGCCAGCATCATTCCACTGGGTGCCGCCCGTTCACAGGCGGACTTCACGATGGACGATATGAAGGCTCCAAGGGCCATGTTCGACCGTCTTCCCTCCTGGGGGAAACGGGCAAGCTGGGCCCATCAAAACAGCTTCGAAGCATTTGGCCTGCATGCTCCGGCGGCACTTCTAGCCCTGATCGCCGTGCTGCAAATCGGAGAACTTCAGGGACTTGCCATTCCCGCAGCCTTGGTCCAGCCCATGCTGCGTCTGATTTATCTGCCGGCCTATGTGGCCAACGTGCCTCCCCTGAGAGGACTGTGTTGGGCCGGCGCTCTGCTTTGCACCGGCATCCTCTATATCGAGGGAGTTAGAGCTCTACTGGTTGCCTAA
- a CDS encoding SPFH domain-containing protein, translating into MEALLSLPALILIALLGSGSVKVTSGGRSRLVERLGKFDRELQPGLSIVIPVVERVVSHESLKERVLDIPPQLCITRDNVSIEVDAVVYWQLLEHSQAYYAVDDLQAAMVNLVLTQIRAEMGKLDLDQTFTTRSEVNELLLRELDEATDPWGVKVTRVEMRDINPSPGVKQAMEAQMTAEREKRAAILRSEGEKEAQLNEARGRAEALVLDARAQKEAILLEAEGQAKQQGVMAEAKSEAARVMAKALAESPEAEEAVRLMLAEDWMAMGQRMADSPAGSVLMVDPQSPASLLAALKQFQQGKS; encoded by the coding sequence ATGGAAGCGCTGCTGAGCCTGCCTGCATTGATCCTGATCGCACTTTTGGGCAGTGGCAGTGTCAAGGTCACCAGCGGTGGCCGATCGCGGCTCGTCGAGCGGCTCGGCAAGTTCGACCGTGAGTTGCAGCCTGGGCTCTCCATCGTGATTCCTGTGGTCGAACGTGTGGTGAGTCACGAGTCACTCAAGGAACGGGTTCTGGATATTCCGCCCCAGCTCTGCATTACCCGAGACAACGTCTCCATCGAGGTTGATGCGGTGGTGTATTGGCAATTGCTTGAGCATTCTCAGGCGTATTACGCCGTGGACGATCTGCAGGCAGCGATGGTGAACCTGGTGTTGACCCAGATTCGTGCCGAGATGGGCAAGTTGGATCTGGATCAAACCTTCACCACGCGCAGCGAGGTGAATGAGCTTCTGCTGAGGGAGCTTGATGAGGCCACCGATCCATGGGGAGTGAAAGTGACCCGGGTTGAAATGCGTGATATCAATCCCTCTCCGGGAGTCAAGCAGGCCATGGAGGCTCAGATGACTGCTGAACGTGAGAAGCGCGCTGCAATTCTGCGTTCTGAAGGAGAAAAAGAAGCCCAGTTGAATGAGGCGCGTGGTCGTGCGGAGGCTCTGGTCCTTGATGCTCGTGCCCAAAAGGAAGCGATCCTGCTTGAGGCCGAAGGCCAGGCCAAGCAGCAAGGTGTGATGGCCGAGGCGAAGTCCGAAGCGGCACGCGTCATGGCCAAGGCTCTTGCCGAGAGCCCGGAGGCTGAAGAGGCTGTTCGGCTGATGCTGGCTGAGGACTGGATGGCGATGGGCCAGCGCATGGCTGACTCGCCGGCTGGCAGCGTGCTGATGGTGGATCCCCAGTCACCTGCATCACTGCTGGCTGCCTTGAAGCAATTCCAACAGGGCAAGAGTTAG
- a CDS encoding NfeD family protein yields the protein MPPLWSPLIWLLVAGVLLVVELVQPSFDGLMFAVFAGLVVSVLTALLPLQVWIQIILFSVITVLGTLWLSRWSAQRNPRPGRRRLKDNTAEVLGTIEPGGEGRVRWQGQSWAASSLDVEAPLQAGERVLVISREGTQLQVLPSPPLP from the coding sequence ATGCCACCTCTCTGGAGTCCTTTGATCTGGTTGCTAGTGGCCGGCGTGCTGCTGGTCGTCGAACTGGTGCAACCCAGTTTTGATGGCTTGATGTTCGCCGTCTTCGCCGGACTTGTCGTGTCGGTGCTGACAGCCTTGCTGCCCCTGCAAGTCTGGATTCAGATCATCTTGTTCAGTGTCATCACAGTGCTGGGGACGCTTTGGCTGAGCCGCTGGTCTGCCCAACGCAATCCAAGACCTGGACGTCGAAGACTGAAAGACAACACAGCCGAAGTACTGGGCACGATTGAGCCCGGAGGAGAAGGCAGGGTTCGCTGGCAGGGCCAGAGCTGGGCGGCTAGTTCACTGGATGTGGAAGCCCCCCTACAGGCTGGAGAACGCGTACTCGTGATTAGCAGAGAAGGAACCCAACTTCAGGTTCTGCCGAGCCCACCTTTGCCCTGA
- a CDS encoding DNA recombination-mediator protein A — MSRSLDLPALDRVDTLAQELALLQDQGARRIAILGSRHVPVVAIHLIELIARSLAQEGHSLVTSGAQGVNAAVIRGVLAVDASKLTVLLPQSLSRQGPEIRDQLETVLHLIEKPEHDDLPLPLASSLCNQDIISRCDQLICLAFHDSETLLASCRSAEDMGKVVSLLFFD; from the coding sequence TTGAGCCGATCCCTTGATCTTCCTGCACTGGACAGGGTGGACACCCTTGCGCAGGAATTGGCTTTGCTCCAAGACCAGGGAGCGCGGAGGATTGCCATCCTCGGTAGTCGTCATGTTCCTGTAGTCGCCATCCATCTGATTGAGCTGATCGCCCGATCGCTTGCGCAGGAGGGCCACTCTCTCGTGACTTCAGGTGCGCAGGGGGTTAATGCAGCGGTGATTCGAGGTGTTCTGGCTGTTGATGCCTCGAAGCTCACAGTGCTTCTGCCGCAGAGTTTGAGTCGTCAGGGCCCTGAGATCCGTGATCAATTAGAGACTGTTTTGCATCTGATTGAGAAGCCAGAGCACGACGATCTGCCTCTGCCTTTGGCCAGCAGCCTCTGCAATCAGGACATCATCAGTCGTTGTGATCAACTGATTTGTTTGGCTTTTCATGACAGCGAGACACTTCTTGCCAGCTGTCGCAGTGCCGAGGATATGGGGAAGGTTGTCAGCCTCCTGTTTTTCGACTGA
- a CDS encoding phosphotransacetylase family protein has translation MGSTLLIGSCEPFSGKSALVLGIARHLRSVGIRVLFGKPLATSLDWESDQGTLPSPLIDDDVRFVGETLGLPHQDLIPSLHLLSPDTAQQRLSKGTLAAGEGLEQLRSSLRQTESSVTLLEAAGNLHEGLLYGLSLVQLARDLDAPVVLVHLWEDSRSVDALLAASQQLGDRLRGVVLNAVTPDDVESLERDVVPSLQALGIQVFGVMPRSPLLRSVTVGELVRRLDARVICCSEKLDLLVETLSIGAMNVNSAMEFFRRRRNMAVVTGADRTDIQLAALEASTQCLILTGAGDPLPQLISRADELEVPLLKVEQDTLGTVEVIEQAFGHVRLHEAVKATYAFRLVEEHCRLADLLSAVGLEHLAIGSK, from the coding sequence ATGGGCTCAACGCTGCTGATCGGATCCTGTGAACCCTTCAGCGGTAAGTCCGCCTTAGTCCTTGGGATTGCACGGCATCTGCGCTCGGTGGGCATTCGTGTCCTGTTCGGAAAACCGCTTGCTACCAGCCTTGACTGGGAGTCCGATCAAGGAACGCTGCCTTCACCCTTGATCGATGACGATGTCCGTTTCGTTGGAGAGACCCTCGGGTTGCCCCATCAGGACCTGATCCCTTCTCTGCATCTGCTGTCTCCCGATACTGCACAGCAACGGCTGTCGAAGGGAACCTTGGCGGCCGGTGAGGGGCTTGAACAGCTTCGGTCCAGTCTTCGGCAGACGGAGAGTTCTGTCACCCTGTTGGAAGCCGCGGGCAATCTCCATGAGGGTTTGCTCTATGGGCTGAGTCTGGTCCAACTGGCCCGCGACCTCGATGCACCAGTGGTGCTCGTGCATCTCTGGGAAGACAGTCGCAGCGTCGATGCGTTGCTGGCTGCCAGTCAGCAGCTTGGTGACCGATTGCGCGGGGTGGTGCTCAATGCAGTGACTCCGGATGATGTGGAAAGCCTGGAACGTGATGTTGTGCCCTCTCTCCAGGCGCTTGGCATTCAGGTGTTCGGTGTAATGCCCCGCTCGCCACTGCTGCGCAGTGTCACGGTTGGAGAACTCGTGCGTCGGCTCGATGCGCGGGTGATCTGCTGCAGCGAGAAACTCGACCTGTTGGTCGAGACCCTCAGCATCGGGGCAATGAATGTGAACTCAGCGATGGAGTTCTTCCGCCGCCGCCGCAATATGGCTGTCGTGACCGGAGCAGATCGCACCGATATTCAGCTGGCAGCCCTGGAGGCATCCACTCAGTGTTTGATTTTGACGGGTGCCGGAGATCCGCTTCCTCAGTTGATCAGCAGAGCGGATGAACTGGAGGTGCCATTGCTCAAGGTCGAGCAGGACACACTCGGGACCGTTGAAGTGATCGAACAGGCGTTCGGCCACGTGCGTCTGCATGAGGCGGTGAAGGCGACTTACGCCTTCCGCTTGGTGGAGGAACACTGCCGCTTAGCGGACTTGCTCAGCGCCGTGGGACTCGAACACCTGGCGATCGGCTCAAAGTGA
- the ebsA gene encoding type IV pilus biogenesis protein EbsA, whose amino-acid sequence MEQLDGMTLSSPSGDAQLALFAPYCGGLRREHALRLALEQLPLGKFGGERARSDAQPHRYLLSWSPANAPLQACRCELQFQDRVDQRYPFECPAHQLLDWLMQAVEAGRQDLPNSFWQWLLLEQIAGDGSP is encoded by the coding sequence TTGGAACAGCTCGACGGTATGACGTTGTCCAGTCCGTCCGGTGACGCTCAACTGGCGCTATTCGCTCCTTACTGCGGAGGGCTTCGGAGAGAGCATGCCCTGCGACTTGCTCTTGAACAATTGCCTCTGGGCAAGTTCGGAGGCGAGCGCGCCCGTAGTGATGCTCAGCCCCATCGATACCTGCTGAGCTGGAGCCCTGCCAATGCCCCCTTGCAGGCCTGTCGCTGTGAGTTGCAATTTCAGGACCGAGTTGATCAGCGGTATCCCTTTGAGTGCCCTGCACATCAACTGTTGGATTGGCTAATGCAAGCTGTGGAAGCTGGCCGTCAGGATCTCCCGAATAGCTTCTGGCAGTGGTTGTTGCTTGAGCAGATTGCCGGGGATGGTTCCCCTTAA
- a CDS encoding SDR family oxidoreductase — protein sequence MHQFTAMAKLVPRTSDASSVAETWAGRRVGITGAGGALGRSLTRRLRQRGAWVIALSHRPKPRELDSSVGPQEWVCWSCGKEDELDSTLSRLDVLVLNHGINPGGDQSPKSLNQALEVNALSQWRLLQRFEQLERDLKQPAQPPELWVNTSEAEIQPALSPAYELSKRLIGQLVSLRWSAPREERNKLPKLRKLVLGPFRSELNPIGLMSADFVSSQILWQADRGLPLIIVTPNPLTLLAMPLIELGRLAYNKILWINHHDR from the coding sequence ATGCACCAGTTCACCGCCATGGCCAAACTTGTGCCGAGGACCTCCGACGCCAGCTCCGTGGCAGAGACCTGGGCAGGTCGAAGAGTGGGAATCACAGGCGCAGGAGGTGCACTGGGTCGCTCACTCACGCGCAGGCTCAGACAAAGGGGCGCCTGGGTCATTGCCCTGAGTCATCGTCCCAAGCCGAGGGAACTGGACAGCTCGGTCGGGCCCCAGGAGTGGGTCTGCTGGAGCTGCGGAAAGGAAGATGAGCTTGATTCCACATTGAGTCGTCTCGATGTGCTCGTGCTCAACCACGGCATCAACCCGGGTGGCGATCAGAGCCCCAAGAGCCTGAACCAGGCCCTTGAGGTCAATGCCCTCAGCCAATGGAGGCTCTTACAGCGGTTTGAGCAGCTGGAGAGAGACCTCAAGCAACCGGCACAGCCGCCGGAGCTATGGGTAAACACATCGGAGGCTGAAATCCAACCTGCACTAAGCCCTGCTTATGAGCTGAGCAAGCGCCTAATTGGCCAGCTCGTCAGCCTGCGCTGGAGTGCACCACGTGAAGAGCGAAACAAGCTTCCGAAGCTTCGCAAGCTTGTGCTCGGCCCATTCCGTTCTGAACTCAATCCAATTGGTCTGATGTCAGCGGATTTCGTGTCAAGTCAAATCCTTTGGCAAGCCGACCGAGGCCTGCCTCTGATCATCGTCACCCCTAATCCGCTCACCTTGCTAGCGATGCCTCTCATCGAGCTGGGGCGTTTGGCCTACAACAAAATTTTATGGATTAATCACCACGATCGGTGA